In Flavobacteriales bacterium, one genomic interval encodes:
- a CDS encoding T9SS type A sorting domain-containing protein, whose protein sequence is MKNKFYALLSGVALLMCSMHVLQAQPGSLDPTFNGTGYVVTPVNTLDAAQKILVQPDEKVLLIGFSFDTNYVARTQVFRLLPDGTPDTDFGTNGVFTYELDYEADIYSAVLTSEGKIILVGSTTDYQTYRLLLIQLNADGTLDNTFGTNGVVTGHISLPTENTEDQAYDVSLDALGNILVCGSSDDLNYVPRPVVVRFTPSGVLDTTFGTDGVATIPVLTVGSNSFKGIVVQPDGKIVASGYFGNTELWYVMLVVRFETDGTLDPTFGDAGIVKYNYGNVDDEGEDLKLLPDGSILVAGITVTQSYNYSALLAKFTPSGQLDSTFGTNGTVKEDLANFDYAANLEAMSDGTIIMSGTSGVGPPNGFDLAVWKYNADGTRDNTFGSNGVVQHAIPSYYTMIYAMDVQADGKILIGGQARTTINQNYFFIARLENDVISAVKELSSVPEAFVYPNPANMYSTISLRISDAIQSNALIKLYGSDGRMVTSISAQQLQRTGTIVNFNLPTGIAPGIYQVAFEQPGTRIATNILINE, encoded by the coding sequence ATGAAAAACAAATTCTACGCTCTTCTATCCGGGGTCGCCCTCTTGATGTGCTCCATGCATGTACTTCAGGCCCAACCCGGTTCATTGGATCCTACCTTCAACGGCACGGGATACGTGGTTACTCCAGTGAACACATTAGATGCGGCCCAGAAGATCCTGGTGCAACCCGATGAAAAGGTCCTGTTGATCGGCTTTTCGTTCGATACGAACTACGTCGCTCGCACGCAGGTATTCCGTCTATTACCGGATGGAACTCCAGATACCGATTTCGGGACCAACGGAGTCTTCACCTATGAGCTGGACTACGAAGCCGACATCTATTCAGCCGTTCTGACCTCTGAAGGAAAGATCATATTGGTGGGATCCACAACGGATTACCAGACATACAGATTATTACTGATCCAATTGAACGCCGATGGCACCTTGGATAACACCTTTGGCACCAATGGCGTGGTAACGGGGCACATTAGTCTACCCACGGAAAATACCGAGGACCAAGCGTACGATGTGTCGCTCGATGCGCTTGGTAACATCTTGGTGTGTGGTAGTTCAGATGATCTCAACTATGTACCGCGCCCTGTAGTGGTGCGCTTTACGCCGAGTGGCGTGCTTGATACCACGTTCGGTACGGATGGAGTGGCTACGATCCCTGTCTTGACCGTGGGAAGCAATTCCTTCAAAGGTATTGTGGTGCAACCAGATGGCAAGATCGTTGCATCCGGTTATTTCGGGAATACGGAATTGTGGTACGTAATGCTCGTTGTACGCTTTGAAACCGATGGCACACTTGACCCGACCTTTGGTGATGCAGGAATCGTAAAGTACAACTACGGCAATGTGGACGATGAAGGCGAGGACCTGAAATTGTTGCCCGATGGATCCATTCTTGTGGCCGGGATTACAGTGACTCAATCCTATAATTACAGTGCGCTGCTGGCAAAATTCACACCATCAGGTCAACTTGACTCCACCTTCGGAACGAATGGCACGGTCAAAGAGGACCTTGCCAATTTCGACTACGCAGCCAACCTGGAAGCCATGTCCGATGGCACGATCATCATGTCTGGCACTTCCGGTGTAGGACCACCCAACGGCTTTGATCTTGCAGTATGGAAGTACAATGCTGATGGCACACGCGACAATACTTTTGGTAGCAACGGTGTAGTTCAGCACGCCATACCTAGCTATTACACCATGATCTATGCAATGGATGTACAGGCCGATGGCAAGATCCTGATCGGTGGTCAAGCACGAACCACGATAAATCAGAACTACTTCTTCATTGCACGATTGGAGAACGATGTGATCAGCGCGGTGAAAGAACTTTCCAGCGTACCAGAAGCATTCGTATACCCGAATCCGGCCAACATGTATTCCACCATTTCACTTCGGATCTCGGATGCAATTCAATCAAACGCATTGATCAAGCTCTATGGATCCGATGGACGCATGGTGACTTCAATTTCTGCCCAACAACTGCAGCGTACTGGTACTATTGTCAACTTCAATTTGCCAACGGGGATCGCACCGGGCATCTATCAAGTTGCATTTGAGCAACCGGGCACCCGCATTGCAACGAACATTCTGATCAACGAGTAA